The following coding sequences lie in one Planifilum fimeticola genomic window:
- a CDS encoding dihydrofolate reductase family protein, with protein MRKVIVISHITLDGVMQGMGGPQEDTSGGFAYGGWVSPYADEVVGAVIRREMNMPFDLLIGRKTFDIWAPYWPKHGDIWPAVNKATKYVASNTMTSHEWQPTVFMGGDIAAKVSQLKQQLGPNLHVYGSGNLLQTLMKHDLVDELWLKIYPLTLGGGKRLFADGTIPAAFKLTESKVSPKGVIIANYVRAGAVTTRQC; from the coding sequence ATGAGAAAAGTCATTGTCATCTCCCACATCACCCTTGATGGGGTTATGCAAGGCATGGGCGGGCCACAGGAAGATACCAGCGGTGGCTTCGCATATGGCGGGTGGGTAAGTCCCTATGCCGACGAGGTTGTTGGAGCAGTCATCCGACGGGAGATGAACATGCCGTTTGATCTGTTGATCGGGCGCAAAACCTTTGACATTTGGGCTCCGTACTGGCCGAAGCATGGGGACATATGGCCGGCTGTCAATAAAGCGACCAAGTACGTCGCCTCGAACACCATGACGTCTCACGAATGGCAGCCCACCGTGTTTATGGGCGGAGACATTGCGGCAAAAGTCAGCCAACTCAAGCAGCAGCTAGGGCCGAATTTGCACGTTTACGGCAGTGGAAATCTCCTTCAGACGCTGATGAAGCATGATTTGGTCGATGAGCTCTGGCTCAAGATCTATCCGCTGACGTTGGGCGGTGGGAAACGATTGTTTGCCGATGGCACCATTCCGGCGGCGTTCAAGCTGACGGAGAGCAAAGTCTCCCCCAAGGGCGTCATCATCGCCAATTATGTGCGTGCAGGTGCAGTCACCACCCGGCAGTGTTGA